The proteins below come from a single Bombus fervidus isolate BK054 chromosome 15, iyBomFerv1, whole genome shotgun sequence genomic window:
- the LOC139995204 gene encoding vasoactive intestinal polypeptide receptor 2 isoform X7, with protein MSETRSKEIEIDGNYANEKFFPMVKTISKVGYTVSLFTLVIAFLILVVIKKLRCPRNMLHMHLFASFMLRAFMALMKDVLFVSGMALASDVMIKNGNTYWLVDEKENSWLCKVFTSFWQYFILANYFWILMEGLYLHNLVFLALFTDINSSIIGYVCLGWGLPAVFVSCWIVARVTLDNKYCWTTHENSNLFLLIRVPTMLSILINFGLFVNIVRVLLLKLKSTVSEETQRYKRWAKSTLVLVPLFGVHYTVFLGMSYSIGVDETVEVVWLFCDQLFASFQGFFVAVLYCFLNGEVRTEVTKAIRSQKLPRFRTRWNSRPSTHSSSTCSCNASKLGRRSKRPRWWKKPWLCFLHDRTARRSTHSMASTQDIGTRGGSLASSRGYLEIAGNGQSAYPGNQDQQANHTSPLYSKYTDQSLLSFCSNVSEVTPCTGLNTDRIREQHCWSDSECCHLAYELHNLHHGLS; from the exons ATGTCAGAAACTCGTTCAAAGGAGATAGAAATCGATGGGAATTACGCGAATGAG AAATTTTTTCCGATGGTAAAGACCATCTCGAAAGTCGGGTATACCGTCTCTCTCTTCACTCTGGTGATAGCTTTCTTAATTTTGGTTGTGATCAA GAAATTGAGGTGCCCCCGGAATATGCTGCACATGCATTTGTTCGCCTCGTTCATGCTCCGTGCGTTTATGGCGCTGATGAAGGACGTACTGTTCGTCTCTGGAATGGCCTTAGCTTCAGATGTTATgataaaaaatggaaacaCATATTGGCTAGTGGACGAGAAAGAAAACAGCTGGCTGTGCAAAGTGTTCACCAGCTTCTGGCAATACTTCATCCTTGCAAACTACTTTTGGATATTAATGGAGGGGCTCTACTTGCACAACTTAGTCTTTCTAGCACTCTTCACCGATATAAACTCAAGCATCATTGGCTACGTTTGCCTCGGATGGG GTCTCCCAGCTGTATTCGTATCGTGCTGGATAGTGGCGAGAGTGACTCTTGATAACAAGTACTGCTGGACCACTCATGAAAATTCCAACCTCTTCCTCCTCATTCGAGTTCCGACTATGCTGTCGATTCTG ATCAATTTTGGACTGTTCGTCAATATCGTTAGAGTGCTCCTGTTGAAGCTCAAGTCCACAGTATCGGAGGAGACGCAAAGATACAA AAGGTGGGCGAAAAGCACATTGGTCCTGGTGCCACTTTTTGGAGTACATTATACCGTTTTCTTAGGCATGTCTTATAGTATTGGTGTAGATGAAACTGTTGAAGTTGTGTGGCTCTTCTGCGACCAACTGTTCGCTTCTTTTCAG GGTTTTTTCGTGGCCGTTTTGTATTGTTTCCTGAACGGTGAGGTACGAACCGAGGTAACCAAGGCGATCAGGAGCCAGAAATTGCCTCGTTTTCGCACTAGGTGGAACTCAAGACCATCCACCCACTCTAGCAGCACGTGCAGCTGCAATGCATCGAAACTTGGTAGACGGTCAAAGCGGCCACGTTGGTGGAAAAAACCTTGGCTCTGTTTTCTTCACGACAGGACAGCTCGACGCTCAACCCACTCGATGGCGAGTACACAAG ATATTGGTACGCGAGGAGGTAGTTTAGCGAGCAGCAGAGGTTACTTGGAAATCGCAGGGAACGGACAGAGCGCATATCCGGGAAATCAGGATCAACAGGCGAATCACACGTCACCCCTCTACAGCAAATACACGGATCAATCGTTACTTTCCTTTTGCTCGAAC GTTTCGGAAGTAACACCTTGCACAGGGCTCAATACAGATAGAATTCGAGAGCAGCATTGTTGGAGTGATTCAGAGTGTTGTCATCTCGCCTATGAGCTACACAATTTACATCATGGGCTCTCATAA